AACACTATACACACCATAACTAAAACATATGGCAAATCACAAAATTTTCCGTCCCGTGATTTAATTATAAAAGAAATAATCTTTATTTTAGGTCTTGTTCTTGATCTTTCTTTGAGCCTTTAGGTCCACTACAACAACGGAGATGTTGTCCTTGCTGCCCTTTTGCAGCGCCCGGTTCGAGAGGTACTCCGCAGCCGCCTGAGCTGCAGGGTCGACCCCCTCGCCGCGCTCTAACGGGAGAGTGGAGCCATTGTGCTTGTGCCACAATAGTATCCTTTTACGAGCTAGATCGCAGGCCTCGTCATTTGTCATGACATCCCAAAGGCCGTCACTCGCCAAAACGAGGCAATCATCGTCCCTCATTCGTGGAACAAACATCACCTCCGGATCGGGGATGATCCAGGGCTTCAGATATCGGTCTCCTGCATGAAAGCAATAAACAGAGGTTTCAGCAGATAAGACTGGAAATTACGGAATGATGGTAGGAATGAAAAGGGAACAAGCGGCGTACCAATAGACCTCGACATTGCAAGGACACCAAAGACACGATGGCCGTTCCATTGTATGACTTTCCCTCCCGATGCCTCGATCCGTGCATACTCATCTTCCCGATTAGGCTGCACGATATGACAAAAAGGCGTTTAGAGAGCGTTAAGTGGGACATATTCCCCTAAAGATGTCTAGTCAGGTGGTTACCTTATGATCGACGGAGAGGGCTATAGCTTCTTTTCCACGGTAGAGCACGCCTCTCGAATCACCACAGTTGGCCACTATTATATGTGAAGAACATACTAGGGCAACAACAGCCGTGGACCCCACAGTCTCAGGGGCAAGCGGCTCGAGGCTGGCCTTCCCTCCGATCTCGCCATCGACCTTGAGAAAAGTCCTAGTGAAAGCCCTCCTCCACTTCTCTTCACAGCTAGCATTATCATCAAGGTTGTTCATCATCAAATCCAACTCTTCATTCAAAGCAAGATGCAGATGATCACAACAGTAGTTAGCTACCTGATACACAACAAGATTTCGACATAATCATATCTCGAGAGCGATACGATCATATAACAACGGTGATCAAAACACGAAAATGATACACACCTGAGAGCCGCCATGACCGTCGTACACTCCAAAGAAGTGGCCAGTCAGATGACTCAAGCACGTCATCCCTCCATCAACTCCTTGATCACCGGTTAGCATCCGGATCGGGATTTTCAGCAAACGAGGCAACGTTGTGACTGCATCTTCCATCTCTGGCCGCCTACCACACACGGAGCTGAGACCCCAGAGAGGCACGCAATCCACTTCAAAGAAACTCCGGCTTCCCCTCCCAGCCAACCGGACATCAGTCGTGGATGCTTTAGAGACGGGAACATCATCGCCCAGATTTCTCGAAACAAGTGTTCTTGAAGCAAGTTCCTTCTCAACCTCTGAAAAGTTGGCCTCAAAGCTCAAGAAATCATCACCACACAGGCTACTAGTATCACTCACTACCGATAACGAGCCGCAGCTGTCGGCCAACGCATCCCCCTCCAACGACGAGGAACCATCTTCCTCGCTGTCACGCACCACAACATCACGAGCCAGCCAGACGGTCTCATCCTCAGATGTCATAGCTAAAAATGAACATCAATCACCATCATTCAAAAAGGACTCACCATATATAGAAAGGTGAAACTAAACTCATTTCAACTCCCAACTTCCTCTAATCTCTCAAATTTTCACTTAATTAATCTATTATCTAACTCCACCAATTGCAATACATGAAAAAGCAAGAGAAGGCAAATccataaaaacaaaagaaacaacaagaaaacaaataaagatTGGGAATTTAAGATAAGCCCTTGTTAATTCATGAGATGAATTAAAGCAAGGAAACAACAAAATGGTAGATGAAAGAGAAAAACAAGAAGAAAAGGCAGAGAAAAGTTTGAGGAAGCACAGGAAAACCATGGATCTGCGGAAATCTATGTCAACCCTTTATTCAAATCTTGAGTTTACTTTATTTAGTCAAACTCTCCCTTTCAACCAATAATTGTGGTAATagaaataactaaaataataatagcaaaaaaaaatgaaaattgaaaatgaaaggTAACTACACCTACCTCTATTGTTTCCCTCCTTTCACCATCTTGAACATCTGTTGACAAATCAAGAATCCAGCCTAAAATTATGGTTTctccaaattttgaaaaatatcattgCAAAAATTCCATctttttttatagttttaatAAAACACGTTACAAATTTAGATGTTATTAGAAGAACTCGAAAATAGAAACATGAATTGTGGATAAAATACGATTTCTTTAAAATATATTCACGTGTGAAATGTAATGTGTATTTTTCTTCTAACAAACTTTTCATAGCTATAAGCGGTTGCAAATCGACGAGGTGTCTATTTCGTTGTCGTAGTATCTATATAACTATATTATGTTGTATAATAGAATAGAAATTGTGGAATGTAAAtacaaaaatgaaagaaaacgtTGATAGTTTAAGAAGTACAAGTACATTAATTGCAGCTTTCTCATCGACAAGAGGTCTTCTTCTATATAGAAGAGAATATAGTTTGAATGTAATCTTCTATACTAGGAAGATAAACATACTATTTCATAGGTGTTTGTTTGTAGTGCATTTAAGAAAACTGAAAGCTCCACATCTTGTAATTTGTCGATCTTCGATTTCATAGGTGTTTTGTTCAATTTTAGTTGGATTTAGTTTAGTGCGAAGAACTGTCTGTGTATGCCAGCGATGTGAGTTGTCGGACAATTTAATGTAATTTGAAATAATCATgacatgagagagagagagagcaaacAAGTGAAGAATTACAAGAAAACGATCAAAGTTTAACATTACTTCTGTATagatttttgaaattatttatatagattttaaaatgaaaagagaaaaaagggaaaataataaattgaatcGAAATCCAAAGCCCAGTTTCTAATGGCCCAACTTAAATGGGCCTATAAACGAAGCTTTCCTCGATCTTCATTAGTTTCTGTAATCACTCACAACTTTCGATACCTGCTAAACCCTAACTCTACACCGGATCTCTCTCTCCACATTTTCTCTACTTCATTTCCTCCCCGTAGATCGACAGCTAATGGCGAGCACAGTGGAGCCGACAGCTctgaagagagaggaagaggaggagaatgaTTCGAAGCCATTGGCGGAAGATGAGGATACCGGAGCTCAAATAGCTCCGATCATTAAACTCCAGGAAGTTGCCGTTACAACAGGCGAAGAAAATGAAGATGTTCTCCTCGATTTGTGAGTAATTTAACTCTAGAGTTGAGTTCAAATTCAAGTTTTTAGTATAACTGTGATTCGAGTTGGTGCAGTAATTTGTTTGTGTTATTAACTGGTTAGGTATAGGATGTGAGTAATCTTATTGAGAATTTAGTTTGATGTAGAATGCCGTTTGTACGATTAGCTGAACAATTGTTTGTGTTTGATATGGAGGTGTAATATTGTGCATTTGACTGAAATTGGTTTGCGATCATAGTAGTGTGAATGTAGAGTCAGGATCAAGTGAATTTCTTTAATGGAGAAGTAATAAGTGCATTGATTCATTTCTTTAAGGTGTTTTGCTTCGCAATTTGATGCTTTTTGATCGAGGATATTTGGATGAATCTGTGCAGTTGATGCAATACAGCTGCAATTGTAGCTAAATTATTGTAACTGAAGATCTGTTTCTTCTGCATAAAAGAATTGATATGGTAGAATATGTTTGTGGAAATACTGCTTGTGATATGCAGGTAGCAGTATTTGATATTAAATTGTTTGTTTGTTGGTAGGAAAGCG
The Salvia splendens isolate huo1 unplaced genomic scaffold, SspV2 ctg1155, whole genome shotgun sequence genome window above contains:
- the LOC121788814 gene encoding probable protein phosphatase 2C 6, with translation MTSEDETVWLARDVVVRDSEEDGSSSLEGDALADSCGSLSVVSDTSSLCGDDFLSFEANFSEVEKELASRTLVSRNLGDDVPVSKASTTDVRLAGRGSRSFFEVDCVPLWGLSSVCGRRPEMEDAVTTLPRLLKIPIRMLTGDQGVDGGMTCLSHLTGHFFGVYDGHGGSQVANYCCDHLHLALNEELDLMMNNLDDNASCEEKWRRAFTRTFLKVDGEIGGKASLEPLAPETVGSTAVVALVCSSHIIVANCGDSRGVLYRGKEAIALSVDHKPNREDEYARIEASGGKVIQWNGHRVFGVLAMSRSIGDRYLKPWIIPDPEVMFVPRMRDDDCLVLASDGLWDVMTNDEACDLARKRILLWHKHNGSTLPLERGEGVDPAAQAAAEYLSNRALQKGSKDNISVVVVDLKAQRKIKNKT